In the genome of Phycisphaerales bacterium, one region contains:
- the frr gene encoding ribosome recycling factor — MPLDDVLFDTEDKMDKALDFLRQELRGVRTGRATPGLVDSLRVEVESYGSTMTLKELASIAVTEGNVIVVKPFDPGTLKDIQRSIEKSELGINPQNDGKMIRLPVPALSGDRRQKLIARVKELGEQQKISVRNIRRDANKALETEKKAKTLPEDDADRGQEQVQKLTDEYCKKIDAVVDEKSKEIQEV, encoded by the coding sequence ATGCCGCTGGATGATGTGCTGTTCGACACCGAAGACAAAATGGACAAGGCGCTCGACTTCCTCCGGCAAGAACTGCGCGGCGTGCGCACCGGCCGCGCTACCCCGGGCCTCGTCGATAGTTTGCGCGTCGAGGTCGAGTCTTATGGCTCCACCATGACGCTCAAAGAACTGGCGAGCATTGCCGTCACCGAAGGAAACGTCATCGTTGTGAAGCCCTTCGACCCCGGCACTCTCAAGGACATCCAACGCTCGATCGAGAAAAGCGAGCTTGGGATCAATCCTCAGAACGACGGCAAGATGATTCGCCTGCCCGTGCCGGCACTCTCCGGGGACCGGCGCCAGAAGCTCATCGCACGGGTCAAAGAATTGGGCGAGCAGCAGAAGATCTCCGTACGCAATATCCGCCGCGATGCCAACAAGGCCCTCGAAACCGAAAAGAAGGCCAAGACGCTGCCCGAGGATGATGCCGATCGCGGCCAAGAGCAGGTCCAGAAGCTCACCGACGAGTATTGCAAGAAGATCGACGCCGTCGTGGACGAGAAGTCGAAGGAAATCCAGGAAGTCTGA
- a CDS encoding ABC transporter substrate-binding protein has product MKKGGAMLVRLAHSPDPDDAFMFYGLSRGGIDPGPYQFEHILADIQTLNEKAHRGEYDVTALSIHAFPHVADRYILTACGSSMGDNYGPMVVTPAPARIADLVGKTIAVPGLMTTAYLTLQLLLGPGRITPKVIMFDEIPAEVAAGRVDAGLLIHEGQLTYRQAGLHLVVDLGVWWMEQTGLPLPLGGNAIRRDLGPEHCRRIADIIRASIQYGLEHRSAAVKYALQFGRGLDEALADRFVGMYVNEWTLDYGERGREAVRRLLRAGADAGLVPDPGEIEFL; this is encoded by the coding sequence ATGAAGAAAGGCGGAGCGATGCTCGTACGGTTGGCCCACAGCCCCGATCCCGATGATGCGTTCATGTTCTACGGCCTGTCGCGCGGCGGTATCGATCCGGGTCCCTACCAGTTCGAGCACATCCTCGCGGATATCCAGACGCTCAACGAGAAAGCTCATCGCGGCGAGTATGATGTAACGGCCTTGAGCATACATGCGTTCCCGCACGTGGCCGACCGCTACATCCTGACTGCCTGCGGCAGCAGCATGGGCGACAACTACGGGCCCATGGTGGTGACGCCGGCACCGGCACGTATCGCGGACCTGGTCGGAAAGACGATCGCCGTGCCGGGTCTCATGACGACGGCCTATTTGACACTTCAGCTCCTGCTCGGTCCCGGCCGCATTACGCCCAAGGTGATCATGTTCGACGAGATCCCTGCGGAAGTGGCGGCCGGACGCGTGGATGCGGGTTTGTTGATTCACGAGGGCCAGCTAACGTATCGCCAGGCGGGCCTGCATCTGGTCGTGGATCTTGGGGTCTGGTGGATGGAGCAGACGGGGTTGCCGCTGCCGCTCGGTGGCAACGCGATTCGCCGCGACCTGGGCCCGGAACACTGTCGGCGCATTGCCGACATCATTCGCGCGAGCATCCAGTATGGCCTCGAGCACCGCAGTGCAGCGGTGAAGTATGCCCTGCAGTTCGGGCGCGGACTGGATGAGGCGCTCGCAGATCGTTTCGTGGGGATGTACGTGAACGAGTGGACGCTGGACTACGGCGAGCGTGGCCGGGAGGCGGTGCGTCGCCTGCTGCGCGCCGGAGCGGATGCGGGCCTGGTCCCCGATCCGGGCGAGATCGAGTTTCTCTAG